The Girardinichthys multiradiatus isolate DD_20200921_A chromosome 24, DD_fGirMul_XY1, whole genome shotgun sequence genome has a window encoding:
- the LOC124861147 gene encoding beta-1,4-galactosyltransferase 1-like — translation MQAQAAVCGLHISCFDLPYGEVLWLHPPRSVCNGVYDAEQMLHLYLFRQRETKEVDSPGKSQKNTLAKQTQQKHSEFSLLVLMDLTHMQKSNSGDKDLREESGETKMLFTRETDQDEATPAISEKPLEPCPDIPPNLQGVLYVEFRTNRTLENVRQHVGPLLQQGGRYKPANCVAKQKVAIIIPFRNRYEHLSHWLHYLHPILIRQQLDYGVYVINQEGDGVFNKAKLMNIGHTEALKDYDYECFVFSDIDLVPLNDRNLYRCSDKPRHLSVAVDKFNFTLPYNIFGGRIFFRGMSISRPDSVIGRYKMIKHGRDLHNNPNPNNVQKLKETPHTIDRDGLNSLSYTVRNIRKDSLYTFITVDVQAPAG, via the exons ATGCAGGCGCAGGCCGCCGTCTGCGGTCTGCATATTTCTTGTTTTGATCTGCCGTACGGAGAAGTGCTCTGGTTGCATCCTCCCAGATCCGTTTGCAACGGCGTATATGATGCCGAACAGATGCTACACCTATATCTTTTTCGTCAGCGGGAAACAAAGGAGGTTGACAGCCCAGGGAAATCTCAAAAG aacactctggccaaacagacccagcagaagcactcAGAGTTCTCCCTATTGGTTCTTatggatctgacccacatgcagaaaagcaaCTCAGGAGACAAAGATTTAcg GGAGGAAAGCGGAGAGACCAAGAtgttgtttacccgtgagactGATCAGGATGAAG CGACGCCAGCAATTTCCGAAAAACCTTTGGAGCCGTGCCCCGACATCCCCCCGAACCTCCAGGGAGTTCTTTATGTGGAGTTCAGAACCAACCGGACTCTGGAGAACGTCCGGCAGCATGTTGGTCCGCTGCTTCAGCAGGGAGGACGGTATAAACCAGCCAACTGTGTCGCAAAACAAAAG GTAGCTATCATCATCCCATTCAGAAATCGTTATGAACACCTGAGCCACTGGCTTCATTACCTCCATCCGATCCTCATACGACAGCAGCTGGACTACGGTGTGTACGTCATCAACCAGGAGGGAGACGGAGTGTTTAACAAGGCTAAACTGATGAATATTGGACACACTGAAGCCCTGAAGGACTATGATTAtgagtgttttgtgttttctgatATAGACCTGGTACCTCTCAATGATCGGAACCTCTACAGATGTTCTGATAAGCCAAGACACTTATCTGTTGCTGTAGACAAGTTTAACTTCACATTACCCTACAACATCTTTGGTGGG CGGATCTTTTTCCGAGGAATGTCCATATCCCGACCAGACTCTGTCATCGGAAGGTACAAGATGATCAAGCATGGAAGAGATTTGCACAACAATCCTAATCCAAATAATGTTCAGAAACTGAAAGAAACGCCTCACACTATTGACAGAGATGGACTTAATTCTCTCAGTTATACAGTCAGGAACATTAGGAAGGATTCATTGTACACATTTATTACTGTAGATGTTCAGGCTCCAGCAGGCTGA